A region of Vigna radiata var. radiata cultivar VC1973A unplaced genomic scaffold, Vradiata_ver6 scaffold_48, whole genome shotgun sequence DNA encodes the following proteins:
- the LOC106752785 gene encoding uncharacterized protein LOC106752785: MPENQGSSSSLSSFGRSLFGVRQEQVHSVEASHESDSCNLELGLFQKRVTDRFQDLSVASDEEFLTISWIQKVLDAFILCQEEFRAILLNNKEHVTKPPLDRMVSEFFDRSVKALDICNASRDGIEKIRTWQKHLEIVFCALGSTKRALTEGQFRRARKALMDLALAMLDEKESGSIFSQRNRSFGRHNSSKDHHSTGHSRSHSWSVSRSWSATKQLQSIANNLVPPRPTEIAATSRLAIPVYTMNCILLIVLWTLVAAIPCQDRGLSIHFSVPRQLSWSTPVSVLHERITEESKKRERRNSNGLLKEIHQIESSSRRMTDLIDSAQFPLADDQKTQIDCDMMELMHVCEALRNGLDPLERQVREVFRKIMACRTEGLDYLGTSSHNEQ; this comes from the coding sequence CAAGTTCATTCCGTGGAAGCAAGTCATGAATCCGATTCCTGTAATTTAGAGCTTGGATTATTTCAAAAGCGTGTTACAGATAGGTTCCAAGACCTTTCTGTGGCTAGTGATGAGGAGTTTCTCACAATTAGTTGGATCCAGAAGGTCCTCGATGCGTTTATCCTCTGCCAAGAGGAATTCCGAGCCATTCTGTTGAATAACAAAGAGCATGTCACCAAGCCCCCGCTGGATCGAATGGTTTCCGAATTCTTTGATAGATCAGTGAAGGCGCTTGACATTTGTAATGCAAGCAGAGATGGGATTGAGAAGATTCGCACATGGCAAAAACATCTGGAAATTGTCTTTTGTGCCTTAGGTTCAACTAAGAGAGCATTAACTGAAGGGCAGTTCCGTAGAGCAAGAAAGGCGTTGATGGATTTAGCATTGGCTATGCTTGACGAGAAAGAATCTGGATCAATCTTTTCTCAGCGTAATAGGTCTTTTGGGCGACATAACTCTAGCAAGGATCATCACTCAACAGGGCATTCAAGATCACATTCATGGAGTGTCTCCCGGTCCTGGTCTGCAACCAAGCAACTACAGTCCATTGCGAATAACCTTGTTCCACCTCGTCCTACTGAGATTGCTGCTACAAGCAGGCTTGCGATTCCGGTTTATACAATGAACTGCATTCTCCTGATAGTTCTCTGGACCCTTGTTGCAGCTATTCCTTGTCAGGATAGGGGTCTAAGCATTCATTTTTCAGTCCCACGGCAATTATCTTGGAGTACTCCGGTTTCTGTACTTCATGAACGGATCACTGAGGAGTCAAAAAAGAGAGAGCGGCGAAACTCGAATGGCTTGTTGAAGGAGATACACCAGATTGAGAGTAGCAGCCGCCGCATGACTGACCTGATAGATTCAGCTCAGTTTCCATTGGCAGATGACCAGAAAACACAAATTGATTGTGATATGATGGAGCTAATGCATGTCTGTGAAGCTTTAAGAAATGGGTTGGACCCGTTAGAGCGCCAAGTGAGAGAGGTCTTCCGGAAGATAATGGCATGTCGAACTGAGGGGCTTGATTACCTTGGCACGTCAAGCCATAATGAGCAATGA